A single window of Streptomyces sp. NBC_00464 DNA harbors:
- a CDS encoding Zn-dependent alcohol dehydrogenase, producing MRAAVLHEIGQDKLEVLDDVEAVGFGPGKVRLRVRATGLCHSDISAMSGVLPQPAPFIPGHEGAGEVIDVGDGVTGLSAGDRVLVCWLPACGTCQACKRGQTHLCLAGFMNAGTPNFKRPGGDVFGFAGTGTFTEEVVVGAGCAVPIPDDVPFEIAALIGCGVTTGLGAAINTAQVEAGSSVAVIGCGGVGISTIQGARVQGAAQIVAVDPVASRREAALRFGATEAVSPDEFADAKQRITAGEGFDYVFEVVGKSVTARTAYENTRRGGTLCIVGAGAMDDNFQVNMFELFFDEKRILPSMYGGGDVLRSYERAIALWRAGRIDLESMITHRVRLDGINDALDQMRTGESLRTCIEL from the coding sequence ATGCGCGCAGCCGTACTGCACGAGATAGGCCAGGACAAACTCGAAGTACTCGACGACGTCGAGGCGGTGGGCTTCGGCCCCGGAAAGGTCAGGCTTCGCGTCCGGGCCACCGGGCTGTGCCACTCCGACATCTCCGCGATGAGCGGGGTGCTGCCGCAGCCCGCCCCCTTCATCCCCGGCCACGAGGGCGCCGGCGAGGTCATCGACGTCGGTGACGGGGTCACCGGGCTGAGTGCGGGGGACCGGGTGCTGGTCTGCTGGCTGCCTGCCTGCGGCACCTGTCAGGCCTGCAAGCGCGGCCAGACCCACCTGTGCCTCGCCGGCTTCATGAACGCGGGCACCCCCAACTTCAAGCGTCCGGGCGGCGATGTCTTCGGGTTCGCCGGGACCGGCACCTTCACCGAGGAGGTCGTCGTCGGCGCGGGCTGCGCGGTGCCGATCCCCGACGACGTGCCGTTCGAGATCGCCGCGCTGATCGGCTGCGGGGTCACCACCGGCCTCGGGGCCGCCATCAACACCGCCCAGGTGGAGGCCGGTTCGTCGGTCGCCGTGATCGGCTGCGGCGGCGTGGGCATCTCCACCATCCAGGGCGCCAGGGTGCAGGGCGCCGCCCAGATCGTCGCGGTGGACCCGGTGGCCTCCCGTCGCGAGGCGGCGCTGCGGTTCGGTGCGACGGAGGCCGTCTCGCCCGACGAGTTCGCCGACGCCAAGCAGCGGATCACCGCGGGCGAGGGCTTCGACTACGTCTTCGAGGTCGTCGGCAAGTCGGTCACGGCCCGCACGGCGTACGAGAACACCCGGCGCGGCGGCACCCTGTGCATCGTCGGCGCGGGCGCCATGGACGACAACTTCCAGGTCAACATGTTCGAGCTGTTCTTCGACGAGAAGCGGATCCTGCCTTCCATGTACGGAGGCGGGGACGTGCTCCGGTCGTACGAGCGGGCCATCGCGCTCTGGCGGGCCGGCCGCATCGACCTCGAATCGATGATCACCCACCGGGTACGGCTCGACGGCATCAACGACGCCCTCGACCAGATGCGGACCGGCGAGTCGCTGCGTACCTGCATCGAACTCTGA
- a CDS encoding 3-oxoacyl-ACP reductase, producing MSLPLDGLSAIVTGAGRGLGRAEALELARLGAAVVVNDYGQPGRDGSGEASAAPAEEVAEEIRAAGGRAVAHLGDVSDHEQARALVALAVETYGKLDILVNNAGILRDRMIFSMTEDEWDSVIRVHLKGHFNTTHFAAAHWRSRSKESGGPVYGRIVNTSSEAFLAGSAGQPNYAAAKGGIVGLTTSTALALAKYGVTANAICPRARTRMTEDVFAGFQEPQDGRLDALAPEHVSPLVGYLASPAAAKVNGQLLVVHGGMIAIVERPKVAAKFDAVKETFSFDELDELITPYYADRPPNETFAAAEVLGLKRG from the coding sequence ATGTCACTTCCCCTGGACGGACTGTCCGCGATCGTCACCGGAGCCGGCCGCGGCCTCGGACGGGCCGAAGCGCTTGAACTGGCGCGGCTCGGTGCGGCCGTCGTCGTCAACGACTACGGGCAGCCCGGCCGCGACGGCTCGGGCGAGGCGTCGGCCGCACCGGCCGAGGAGGTCGCCGAGGAGATCCGCGCCGCCGGCGGCCGGGCGGTCGCCCACCTCGGCGACGTCTCCGACCACGAGCAGGCCCGCGCCCTGGTGGCACTGGCCGTCGAGACGTACGGCAAGCTCGACATCCTGGTCAACAACGCGGGCATCCTGCGTGACCGGATGATCTTCTCGATGACCGAGGACGAGTGGGACTCGGTCATACGGGTGCACCTCAAGGGCCACTTCAACACCACGCACTTCGCCGCCGCCCACTGGCGGTCCCGCTCCAAGGAGTCCGGCGGCCCGGTCTACGGCCGGATCGTCAACACCTCGTCGGAGGCCTTCCTGGCCGGCTCGGCGGGCCAGCCCAACTACGCGGCGGCCAAGGGCGGCATCGTCGGACTGACCACCTCCACCGCGCTGGCCCTGGCCAAGTACGGCGTCACCGCCAACGCCATCTGCCCGCGCGCCAGGACCCGGATGACCGAGGACGTCTTCGCGGGCTTCCAGGAACCGCAGGACGGGCGGCTCGACGCCCTCGCACCCGAGCACGTCTCGCCCCTCGTCGGCTATCTGGCCTCCCCGGCCGCCGCCAAGGTCAACGGACAACTGCTCGTGGTGCACGGCGGGATGATCGCGATCGTCGAACGTCCCAAGGTGGCGGCGAAGTTCGACGCGGTGAAGGAGACGTTCTCCTTCGACGAGCTGGACGAGCTGATCACCCCGTACTACGCGGACCGGCCGCCGAACGAGACGTTCGCGGCGGCGGAGGTGCTCGGCCTCAAGCGCGGCTGA
- a CDS encoding zinc ribbon domain-containing protein — translation MNAAPADQIRLLDVQALDQRLSQLAHRRNSLPEHAEIESLTADLAQLRDLLVASTTEESDTAREQTKAEHDVDQVRQRAARDQQRLDSGAVTSPKDLESLQREIVSLAKRQGDLEDVVLEVMERRESAQERVTELTDRVSAVQAKVDDATARRDAATQEIDTETATVTKEREVVAGSVPADLLKLYDKLRAQQGGVGAARLYQRRCEGCRLELNITEVNDVKAASRDTVLRCENCHRILVRTADSGL, via the coding sequence CTGAACGCCGCGCCCGCCGACCAGATCCGACTCCTCGACGTCCAGGCCCTCGACCAGCGTCTCTCCCAGCTTGCGCACCGGCGCAACTCCCTGCCCGAGCACGCCGAGATCGAGTCGCTCACGGCCGACCTCGCCCAGCTCCGTGACCTCCTCGTGGCCTCGACGACCGAGGAGAGCGACACCGCCCGCGAGCAGACCAAGGCGGAGCACGACGTCGACCAGGTGCGCCAGCGCGCCGCCCGCGACCAGCAGCGCCTGGACTCCGGCGCGGTCACCTCGCCCAAGGACCTGGAGAGCCTCCAGCGCGAGATCGTCTCCCTCGCCAAGCGCCAGGGTGACCTGGAGGACGTCGTCCTCGAAGTCATGGAGCGCCGCGAGTCCGCCCAGGAGCGGGTCACCGAGCTGACCGACCGGGTCTCCGCCGTGCAGGCCAAGGTCGACGACGCCACCGCCCGCCGGGACGCCGCGACCCAGGAGATCGACACGGAGACCGCGACGGTCACCAAGGAGCGCGAGGTCGTCGCCGGTTCCGTCCCCGCGGACCTGCTCAAGCTGTACGACAAGCTCCGCGCCCAGCAGGGCGGGGTGGGCGCCGCCCGCCTCTACCAGCGCCGCTGCGAGGGCTGCCGCCTCGAGCTCAACATCACCGAGGTCAACGACGTGAAGGCCGCGTCCCGCGACACGGTGCTGCGCTGCGAGAACTGCCACCGCATCCTGGTCCGCACCGCGGACTCGGGTCTGTAA
- the eda gene encoding bifunctional 4-hydroxy-2-oxoglutarate aldolase/2-dehydro-3-deoxy-phosphogluconate aldolase, with protein MTSSVLDLAPVVPVVVLEDAADAVPLARALVAGGLPAIEVTLRTTAALDAIKAIAAEVPDAVVGAGTVISARNVSDTVAAGARFLVSPGWTDALLDAMKASGVPFLPGVSTTSEVVALLERGVTEMKFFPAEAAGGTAYLKALSAPLPQARFCPTGGISLASAPSYLALPNVGCVGGSWMVPGDAVATRDWSRVERLAAEAAALRG; from the coding sequence ATGACCTCCTCCGTACTGGACCTTGCCCCCGTCGTGCCCGTCGTCGTGCTGGAGGACGCCGCCGACGCGGTGCCGCTCGCCCGGGCCCTGGTCGCGGGCGGGCTTCCGGCGATCGAGGTGACGCTGCGGACCACCGCCGCCCTCGACGCGATCAAGGCGATCGCGGCAGAGGTTCCGGACGCGGTGGTCGGCGCCGGCACGGTGATCTCGGCGCGGAACGTCTCGGACACCGTGGCCGCGGGCGCCCGGTTCCTGGTGAGCCCCGGCTGGACGGACGCGCTGCTGGACGCGATGAAGGCGTCGGGGGTGCCGTTCCTGCCGGGTGTCTCCACGACGTCCGAGGTGGTCGCGCTGCTGGAGCGCGGGGTCACCGAGATGAAGTTCTTCCCGGCCGAGGCTGCGGGCGGCACGGCCTATCTGAAGGCCCTGTCCGCCCCGCTCCCCCAGGCCAGGTTCTGCCCGACCGGCGGCATCTCGCTCGCCTCGGCACCCTCCTACCTGGCCCTGCCGAACGTCGGCTGTGTGGGCGGCAGTTGGATGGTCCCCGGCGACGCCGTGGCCACCCGGGACTGGTCCCGGGTGGAGCGGCTGGCCGCCGAGGCGGCGGCGCTGCGCGGCTGA
- a CDS encoding Nif3-like dinuclear metal center hexameric protein, with translation MPRLSEVIAELDALWPPERAEGWDAVGTVCGDPDAEVDRVLFAVDPVQEIADEAMKLGAQLIVTHHPLYLRGTTTVAAGTFKGRVVHTLIKHDIALHVAHTNADSADPGVSDALAGALDLRVERPLVPDPTDPAGRRGLGRICTLDHPETLGAFAARAAARLPATAQGIRLAGDPESLVRTVAVSGGSGDSLFDAVRAAGVDAFLTADLRHHPASEAVQHSSLGLVDAAHWATEWPWCEQAAAQLDAISDRHGWDLRVHVSKQVTDPWTTHHSSGAPN, from the coding sequence GTGCCCCGTCTGTCTGAAGTCATCGCCGAGCTCGACGCCCTGTGGCCGCCCGAGCGGGCCGAAGGATGGGATGCGGTCGGCACCGTCTGCGGTGATCCGGACGCCGAGGTCGACCGGGTGCTCTTCGCCGTCGACCCCGTACAGGAGATCGCCGACGAGGCGATGAAGCTCGGCGCCCAGCTGATCGTCACCCACCACCCGCTCTATCTGCGCGGTACGACGACGGTCGCGGCCGGCACCTTCAAGGGCCGGGTCGTGCACACCCTCATCAAGCACGACATCGCGCTGCACGTCGCCCACACCAACGCCGACTCCGCGGACCCCGGCGTCTCCGACGCCCTGGCCGGCGCCCTCGACCTGCGCGTCGAGCGGCCCCTCGTACCGGACCCCACGGACCCCGCCGGCCGCCGCGGCCTCGGCCGGATCTGCACGCTCGACCACCCCGAGACCCTCGGCGCGTTCGCCGCCAGGGCCGCCGCCCGGCTGCCCGCCACCGCGCAGGGCATCCGCCTCGCGGGCGACCCCGAGTCTCTCGTGCGGACCGTCGCCGTGAGCGGCGGATCGGGCGACAGCCTCTTCGACGCGGTGCGCGCCGCGGGCGTGGACGCCTTCCTCACCGCGGACCTGCGCCACCACCCGGCCTCCGAGGCCGTCCAGCACTCGTCGCTCGGCCTGGTCGATGCCGCACACTGGGCCACCGAGTGGCCGTGGTGCGAACAGGCCGCGGCACAGCTCGACGCGATTTCCGACCGCCACGGATGGGACCTGCGGGTCCATGTCTCGAAGCAGGTCACCGACCCCTGGACCACCCACCACTCTTCTGGAGCCCCCAACTGA
- a CDS encoding bifunctional RNase H/acid phosphatase, producing MTQPRQFVVEADGGSRGNPGPAGYGAVVIDPATGETLAEAAEYIGVATNNVAEYKGLIAGLRAAKALVPDGSDGGGPRVHVRMDSKLVVEQMSGRWKIKHPDMKPLAAEAARILPASAVTYEWIPREKNKHADRLANEAMDAGKRGKQWEPSSSTAALDTPRSSVAAALPPVSGPPGDATAGAARARAALNRPAAEAGQALADAPQASVGSPQAASATPQVGWGASPDLGAPATFVLLRHGETALTPEKRFSGSGGTDPELSAVGRGQAERAAEAFAARGTVQEIVSSPLRRCRETAGAVAARLGLEVRIEEGLRETDFGAWEGLTFGEVKERYAADLDAWLASAKAAPTGGGESFAEVARRVAAARDRLVTRYAGRTVLVVTHVTPIKTLVRLALGAPPESLFRMELSAASVSAVAYYADGNASVRLLNDTSHLR from the coding sequence ATGACGCAGCCGCGCCAGTTCGTCGTCGAGGCCGACGGCGGCTCCCGGGGCAACCCGGGGCCCGCCGGTTACGGCGCGGTCGTCATCGACCCGGCGACGGGGGAGACCCTGGCCGAGGCGGCCGAGTACATCGGCGTCGCGACGAACAACGTCGCCGAGTACAAGGGCCTCATCGCCGGACTCCGGGCCGCTAAGGCACTGGTGCCGGACGGCTCGGACGGCGGCGGACCGCGGGTGCACGTCCGGATGGACTCCAAGCTGGTCGTGGAACAGATGTCGGGCCGCTGGAAGATCAAGCACCCCGACATGAAGCCGCTCGCGGCCGAGGCCGCCCGGATCCTTCCGGCGTCCGCCGTCACCTACGAGTGGATCCCGCGCGAGAAGAACAAGCACGCGGACCGGCTCGCCAACGAGGCGATGGACGCGGGCAAGCGCGGCAAGCAGTGGGAGCCGTCGTCCTCCACGGCGGCCCTCGACACCCCGAGGTCCTCGGTGGCCGCCGCACTGCCGCCGGTCTCCGGCCCGCCCGGCGACGCGACGGCCGGGGCGGCAAGGGCCAGGGCGGCGCTGAACCGGCCCGCCGCCGAGGCCGGGCAGGCCTTGGCCGATGCCCCGCAGGCATCCGTCGGGAGCCCGCAGGCCGCCTCCGCCACCCCGCAGGTCGGCTGGGGCGCCTCCCCGGACCTCGGTGCGCCCGCCACCTTCGTGCTGCTCCGCCACGGCGAGACCGCCCTCACCCCCGAGAAGCGGTTCTCCGGCAGCGGCGGCACCGATCCCGAGCTCTCCGCCGTCGGCCGCGGGCAGGCCGAGCGTGCCGCCGAGGCCTTCGCCGCCCGTGGGACGGTGCAGGAGATCGTCAGCTCCCCGTTGCGCCGCTGCCGCGAGACGGCCGGTGCGGTCGCGGCCCGGCTGGGCCTGGAGGTCCGGATCGAGGAAGGGCTGCGCGAGACGGACTTCGGTGCCTGGGAGGGCCTGACGTTCGGCGAGGTGAAGGAGCGGTACGCCGCCGATCTGGACGCCTGGCTCGCCTCCGCGAAGGCGGCCCCCACCGGAGGCGGCGAGAGCTTCGCCGAGGTGGCCCGCCGCGTCGCCGCCGCCCGCGACCGTCTCGTCACCCGGTACGCCGGCCGCACGGTCCTCGTGGTCACGCATGTCACGCCCATCAAGACGCTGGTCCGGCTGGCGCTGGGCGCACCGCCGGAGTCGCTGTTCCGGATGGAGCTCTCGGCGGCGTCCGTATCGGCCGTGGCCTATTACGCGGACGGCAACGCCTCCGTACGGCTGCTCAACGACACGTCCCACCTGCGGTAG
- a CDS encoding ABC transporter ATP-binding protein → MKQTAGNEAAVVFTGAVKSFGRAGQSVRAVDGIDLTVARGETVALLGRNGAGKSTAISLLLGLNEPDAGTVRVFGRTPDRAVGAGLVGAMLQDGRPIQRVTVRELITFVASTYPKPLPVAEALDLAGVTEYANRRIDKLSGGQIQRVRFAVALAGSPELIVLDEPTAALDVEGRHAFWESMRAYARRGNTVLFSTHYLEEADENADRIVVIDRGRIVADGSGETIKAAAGHSQVSFDLAGRPTAGLELLPGVVTVEVTGDRAVLHTDDSDATVVELARLGLVRGLQVSLATLEAAFLSLTAPGAIAPGTTHQAEKESV, encoded by the coding sequence ATGAAACAGACGGCGGGGAACGAGGCGGCGGTGGTCTTCACCGGAGCGGTGAAGTCCTTCGGGCGGGCCGGACAGAGCGTGCGGGCCGTGGACGGGATCGACCTGACCGTGGCACGGGGCGAGACCGTCGCCCTCCTCGGGCGCAACGGCGCGGGCAAGTCCACGGCGATCAGCCTGCTGCTCGGGCTGAACGAACCGGACGCCGGCACCGTGCGCGTGTTCGGCCGCACCCCCGACCGGGCGGTGGGAGCCGGTCTGGTCGGCGCCATGCTCCAGGACGGCCGCCCCATCCAGCGGGTGACCGTGCGCGAACTGATCACCTTCGTGGCCTCCACGTACCCGAAGCCGCTGCCGGTCGCCGAGGCGCTGGATCTGGCGGGGGTCACGGAGTATGCGAACCGGCGGATCGACAAGCTCTCCGGCGGCCAGATCCAGCGGGTCCGGTTCGCCGTCGCACTGGCCGGCAGTCCGGAGCTGATCGTGCTGGACGAGCCGACCGCCGCCCTGGATGTGGAGGGGCGGCATGCGTTCTGGGAGTCCATGCGCGCCTATGCCCGGCGCGGCAACACCGTGCTCTTCTCCACGCACTATCTGGAGGAGGCCGACGAGAACGCCGACCGGATCGTCGTCATCGACCGCGGCCGGATCGTCGCGGACGGCAGCGGCGAGACCATCAAGGCCGCGGCCGGCCACAGCCAGGTCTCCTTCGACCTCGCGGGGCGCCCCACCGCGGGCCTGGAGCTGCTGCCCGGTGTCGTCACCGTCGAGGTGACCGGGGACCGGGCGGTGCTGCACACGGACGATTCCGACGCCACCGTCGTGGAGCTCGCCCGGCTCGGCCTGGTCCGGGGCCTCCAGGTCTCCCTGGCCACGCTGGAGGCCGCTTTCCTCTCCCTCACCGCCCCAGGGGCCATCGCTCCCGGGACCACGCACCAGGCCGAGA
- a CDS encoding MaoC/PaaZ C-terminal domain-containing protein, whose translation MPIDAEKALAAEPRTSRISWDHKDVQLYHLGVGAGARPDLADPAVDPGELRYTLESRLQVLPSFATVAGAGRAMAGGLSAPGVDIDLAAVLHGGQTVRVHRPVPVKGGAVVTSKVAAVYDKVKAAVLVLRTEAADDDGPLWTSDSQIFVRGEGGFGGERGPSERVAHPAVAPDHVVERPVRPDQALLYRLSGDWNPLHADPDFAAKAGFDRPILHGLCTYGMTLKAVTDTVLGGDVTRIRSYRTRFTGVVFPGETLRIEMWTAENEVRVEVKAVERDNATVLGDTFVEHS comes from the coding sequence ATGCCCATTGATGCCGAAAAAGCTCTCGCTGCCGAACCCCGGACCAGCCGGATCAGTTGGGACCACAAGGACGTCCAGCTCTACCACCTCGGGGTCGGCGCAGGCGCCCGCCCCGACCTCGCCGACCCCGCCGTCGACCCCGGCGAACTGCGCTACACGCTGGAGTCCCGGCTCCAGGTGCTGCCCTCCTTCGCCACGGTCGCGGGCGCGGGCAGGGCCATGGCCGGCGGTCTCTCGGCACCCGGGGTCGACATCGACCTCGCGGCCGTCCTGCACGGCGGGCAGACCGTCCGGGTGCACCGGCCGGTCCCGGTGAAGGGCGGCGCAGTGGTGACCTCGAAGGTCGCCGCGGTGTACGACAAGGTCAAGGCGGCCGTGCTGGTGCTGCGTACCGAGGCGGCCGACGACGACGGACCGCTGTGGACCAGCGACTCCCAGATCTTCGTGCGAGGCGAGGGCGGATTCGGCGGCGAGCGCGGCCCGTCCGAGCGAGTGGCCCATCCGGCCGTGGCCCCCGACCACGTCGTGGAACGTCCGGTCCGCCCCGACCAGGCGCTGCTGTACCGCCTCTCCGGGGACTGGAATCCGCTCCACGCCGACCCGGACTTCGCCGCGAAGGCGGGCTTCGACCGGCCGATCCTGCACGGACTGTGCACCTACGGCATGACGCTCAAGGCCGTCACCGACACGGTGCTCGGCGGCGACGTGACCCGTATCCGCTCTTACCGCACCCGGTTCACCGGGGTCGTCTTCCCCGGCGAGACCCTCCGCATCGAGATGTGGACCGCCGAGAACGAGGTGCGGGTCGAGGTGAAGGCCGTGGAACGGGACAACGCCACGGTCCTCGGCGACACCTTCGTCGAGCACTCCTGA
- a CDS encoding ABC transporter substrate-binding protein has product MSLRRRGTAAVGLAVVAALSLSACGSDDGDSGASGKSEAGADKKAAVATGGKDFGDAAKKTAAYGTDAPAGTYPRTLTHAMGRTELKAAPKRVVVLDVGEFDNVVSLGVKPVGYAPSEGDAAIPSYLKKAAGDPKNVGTINNLNLEAIAGLKPDLILGSQLRAADKYDELSKIAPTVFSIRPGFTWKENYLLNAAALDKTAKAKSALGAYEANAKKLGEDIGPKKPTISMVRYLPDKIRLYAKASFIGTILDDAGLPRPKNQQINELAAEISPEKIDEADADWIFTGVYGDVKATKRDTTQANPLWKNLTAVKEGRAKNVSDETWYLGLGVTAANLVLDDLRADLVK; this is encoded by the coding sequence ATGTCCCTTCGTCGCCGCGGCACCGCCGCAGTCGGCCTGGCCGTAGTGGCCGCCCTGTCCCTCTCGGCCTGCGGGAGCGATGACGGCGACTCCGGCGCCTCGGGCAAGTCCGAGGCCGGCGCCGACAAGAAGGCCGCGGTCGCGACGGGCGGCAAGGACTTCGGCGACGCGGCGAAGAAGACCGCGGCGTACGGCACCGACGCCCCGGCCGGCACGTACCCCCGTACCCTCACGCACGCCATGGGCAGGACCGAGCTCAAGGCGGCCCCGAAGCGGGTCGTCGTGCTCGACGTCGGCGAGTTCGACAACGTCGTCTCGCTGGGCGTGAAGCCGGTGGGCTACGCCCCCTCGGAGGGCGACGCGGCGATCCCGTCGTACCTGAAGAAGGCCGCGGGCGACCCCAAGAACGTCGGCACGATCAACAACCTCAACCTTGAGGCGATCGCCGGGCTCAAGCCCGACCTGATCCTCGGCAGCCAGCTGCGCGCCGCGGACAAGTACGACGAGCTGTCCAAGATCGCGCCGACCGTGTTCTCCATCCGCCCGGGCTTCACCTGGAAGGAGAACTACCTCCTCAACGCCGCGGCGCTGGACAAGACCGCCAAGGCGAAGTCGGCGCTCGGCGCCTACGAGGCGAACGCGAAGAAGCTCGGCGAGGACATCGGCCCGAAGAAGCCGACCATCTCCATGGTCCGCTACCTGCCGGACAAGATCCGCCTCTACGCCAAGGCCTCCTTCATCGGCACCATCCTCGACGACGCAGGCCTGCCGCGGCCCAAGAACCAGCAGATCAACGAGCTGGCCGCGGAGATCAGCCCGGAGAAGATCGACGAGGCGGACGCCGACTGGATCTTCACCGGTGTGTACGGCGACGTGAAGGCCACCAAGCGCGACACCACCCAGGCCAACCCGCTGTGGAAGAACCTGACGGCCGTCAAGGAGGGCCGGGCGAAGAACGTCTCCGACGAGACCTGGTACCTCGGTCTCGGCGTCACGGCCGCGAACCTGGTCCTCGACGACCTGCGCGCGGACCTCGTCAAGTAA